The following are encoded together in the Astyanax mexicanus isolate ESR-SI-001 chromosome 8, AstMex3_surface, whole genome shotgun sequence genome:
- the LOC125804018 gene encoding uncharacterized protein LOC125804018: MPENPAELPLLWPQTVPQQDRKWVSEALFRVGAKGKLELRDNLQLWYHPPPPALLYHQVPGPDRFFSQSLLLWMPYRLWKVRLQCIDPACNGRQWSGGGLHRRVRQVLDIDRYYNLATETLICTGCRSSYLSWSQTILQQLDLAHRSEFRVILTRRYACDIRVIRLLRERSLGNGPVRIIGQLKENHSEEWLQRVARYTSECAAFVTSSGLLPPCFQEPPKLSTVPSYKWLLTVYSQDILNRLEDIKASITSTYGTILKMDSTKKITKKLTGPAKGTAQWLTSVGNESGQVLISVLTANEGAGLDLMAAGLVNRYQRAGVDPPVVLYVDCGCCKEVGETKLKSRFGGWPDIIVRLDIWHFMRRLAAGCTTDAHQLYPTFMSRISSCIFEWDAGDVGLLRKAKREQLAQQGWPPLTEKELDRHLTKEELALHCRRKTRGEETTIRLLSQLIGELMSKGNDALGVPLLDSVRMQHIWDVQRRHVACIQDPPNVALYTETGSITKGGVVLKTYRCARGSTSLESFHCHLNRFIPGNSANSLNFQVYLLEGLNRWNQDRAAAAVVKEPSPLRTYTGELVHFVNDSFLKVFGKKLVTAFTPPGQYTGKDALITAITF; this comes from the exons ATg CCAGAGAATCCTGCTGAGCTCCCACTTCTGTGGCCACAGACAGTGCCACAGCAGGACCGCAAGTGGGTATCTGAGGCCCTCTTTAGAGTTGGTGCCAAAGGAAAGCTGGAGCTGCGGGACAACCTTCAGCTGTGGTATCACCCCCCACCACCAGCCCTATTGTACCACCAGGTGCCGGGTCCTGACAGGTTCTTCTCACAGTCTTTGCTGCTGTGGATGCCATACAGGTTGTGGAAAGTGCGGCTACAGTGCATCGATCCTGCCTGCAATGGACGCCAGTGGAGTGGAGGAGGTCTGCACAGGCGGGTACGGCAGGTCCTAGACATCGACAGGTACTACAACCTCGCAACGGAGACCCTTATCTGCACTGGGTGTAGAAGCAGCTACTTGTCTTGGAGTCAGACGATCCTCCAGCAGCTGGATTTAGCACATCGCTCAGAGTTTAGGGTCATCCTCACACGCAG ATATGCCTGTGACATACGAGTCATTCGTCTGTTACGTGAACGGAGCTTGGGAAATGGACCTGTGCGTATCATTGGCCAGCTGAAAGAGAACCATAGTGAAGAGTGGCTCCAGCGGGTGGCGCGATATACATCAGAATGTGCTGCATTCGTGACCAGCTCGGGCCTACTTCCACCATGCTTTCAGGAGCCCCCAAAACTCTCTACAGTCCCCAGTTACAAGTGGCTTCTCACTGTGTACAGCCAAGATATCCTCAATAGGCTGGAGGATATCAAGGCTAGTATCACATCTACTTATGGAACCATTTTAAAAATGGATTCTACTAAAAAG ATCACAAAGAAGCTTACAGGGCCAGCCAAAGGCACTGCACAGTGGCTCACCTCAGTTGGGAATGAAAGCGGTCAGGTGCTGATAAGTGTTCTCACTGCAAATGAAGGAGCAGGACTGGACCTAATGGCTGCAGGTCTAGTGAACAGGTACCAGAGGGCTGGGGTAGATCCTCCTGTTGTCCTGTATGTAGACTGTGGCTGCTGCAAAGAAGTGGGAgagaccaaactgaaaagcagATTTGGTGGATGGCCAGACATTATTGTGCGTCTTGATATCTGGCATTTCATGCGTCGTCTGGCAGCCGGATGCACAACTGACGCCCATCAGCTCTATCCCACTTTCATGTCCCGCATATCATCGTGCATATTTGAGTGGGATGCTGGTGATGTTGGACTGCTGAGGAAGGCCAAGAGGGAGCAACTTGCCCAGCAGGGCTGGCCTCCATTAACGGAGAAGGAGCTTGACCGACATCTCACAAAAGAAGAGCTGGCTCTCCATTGCAGAAGAAAAACAAGAGGAGAAGAGACCACCATCCGCCTTCTTTCTCAGCTTATCGGAGAGCTCATGAGCAAGGGGAATGATGCACTTGGGGTTCCTCTTCTCGACAGTGTCAGGATGCAACACATTTGGGATGTCCAGAGGCGACATGTGGCATGCATTCAGGACCCTCCAAATGTAGCACTGTATACAGAGACAGGAAGCATCACCAAGGGAGGGGTGGTTTTAAAAACATACCGGTGTGCCAGGGGTTCTACATCTCTGGAATCATTTCACTGCCATCTGAATCGCTTCATTCCAG GGAACAGTGCCAACTCGCTGAACTTTCAGGTTTATCTTTTGGAGGGACTGAATCGCTGGAATCAGgaccgagctgctgctgctgttgtgaagGAACCCTCACCACTGCGCACGTACACAGGGGAGTTGGTTCACTTTGTGAATGACAGCTTTTTGAAAGTGTTCGGAAAGAAGTTGGTTACTGCATTCACACCACCTGGGCAATACACTGGTAAGGATGCTCTTATAACAGCAATTACTTTCTAA